A genomic region of Streptococcus suis contains the following coding sequences:
- a CDS encoding SDR family NAD(P)-dependent oxidoreductase gives MKRNVLITGASSGIGKAIAYVFAANGDSIIITGRRLDKLEEIKQDIEKQYHVQVSVHSFDVTNMEQTIVNCQKILEEVGQIHILVNNAGLALGLDKFQDYDLTDMMTMIDTNIKGLLTVTRQLLPQMVENNEGHIINIGSTAGIYAYAGAAVYAATKSAVKVLSDGIRIDTIDKNIKVTTLQPGIVETDFSQVRFHGDKERAATVYQGIDALQATDIANCTLFVANQPAHVQISDMTIMATKQATGFTIHRD, from the coding sequence ATGAAACGAAATGTATTGATTACAGGTGCAAGTAGTGGCATTGGCAAAGCAATCGCTTATGTGTTTGCTGCTAATGGTGATAGTATCATCATTACAGGACGAAGATTGGACAAACTAGAAGAAATTAAGCAAGATATTGAAAAGCAATACCATGTTCAGGTATCAGTTCATTCATTTGATGTTACGAATATGGAACAAACGATTGTAAATTGTCAAAAAATCTTAGAAGAAGTTGGACAAATTCATATTTTGGTAAACAATGCTGGCCTGGCATTGGGATTGGACAAATTCCAAGACTATGATTTGACTGACATGATGACAATGATTGATACCAATATTAAAGGATTACTAACTGTAACACGTCAGTTATTGCCACAAATGGTTGAAAATAATGAGGGTCATATTATCAATATTGGATCAACAGCCGGTATTTACGCCTATGCAGGAGCTGCTGTCTATGCTGCAACCAAATCAGCTGTCAAGGTGCTTTCAGACGGGATCCGTATTGACACGATTGATAAAAATATCAAGGTAACTACCTTACAACCCGGTATCGTTGAGACTGATTTTAGCCAAGTCCGTTTTCATGGAGATAAAGAGAGAGCAGCGACAGTCTATCAAGGAATTGATGCTCTTCAAGCAACTGATATTGCCAACTGTACTCTATTTGTTGCAAATCAACCCGCACACGTGCAGATTTCTGATATGACCATTATGGCAACCAAGCAGGCAACTGGCTTTACTATTCATAGAGATTAG
- a CDS encoding starch-binding protein has product MTYQSQCKRRLSKLVKKGVSFTLILSMFSGIEQALTVTRVNGETVVTSSNQQVAMKDGTILHAWCWSFNAIKENMAAIKEAGYTSVQTSPINAVVVGNGGDKKFTEQWYYHYQPTAYTIGNYQLGTEAEFIEMNRVAEQYGIKIIVDAVLNHTTSDYNAISSEVKSITKWTHGNTKIENWGSRWDVTQNSLLQLWEWNTQNPEVQQYLLKFLKNAVADGADGFRYDAAKHIELPGEYPNEFGSNFWNVILNNGTEFQYGEVLQDNISRDADYANLMSITASQYGHSIRDMLRNRNVHAGNLGNYQAGVDPSKLVLWVESHDTYANGKTDSESESAWMSDEDLKLGWAMITARAKGTPLFFSRPVGGGNGVRFPEKTKIGDAGSNLYKDPTIVAVNKFHNAMVGQSEYIRNPNGDTTVAMIERGTQGAVIANLSDSEKSLNTETKLANGTYKDQISGKTYTVSNRRLSGSIARRSVLVLTNGESFDNLASLSVQGYQEGSHTFLTDTLNLTLQTSNTSEATYSVNNGAPIKFENGKVITIGSQVQFGETVTITLSAKNAKGQKVQSVYRFTKEDPNANTTIYFDNPENWSQVYAYMYSGTDTVLLDKWPGTALNKDSSTGYYSIAIPNSFISKGAKVLFTNNQGAQYPQSVGFEVKSNGLYSRDGFVKVVEKQITEPETPATTEPTILSSLASGSSFTTETAKTRLSLKNAVKGEYSIDGGEIKTFTDSTEVVLGEGLVGNKTITVKTKAYASDGSSTEQTFAFEKKFIVKSSSIPSTPSQSSSLPTPYYTTNGTGYGKEKTIVIDGDASDWTEDMKIAQSAAWDVANHWKGGHENSVLDTTGLYAAWDNENLYLGWQMVNTTDTWARSGDGPLSDGGRVLDVPLILALSIDPASTSMSNKNTSGGSIWGQRMGIEFDTHVDKLLYMSGKPGLGTPAMFSAVDEDGNTDYTDGCVGFKDAGIQYKLATTNIDSTIWGLNQSDSPADILSSNSDWINYKTYVGSAGKHDTSFDSFYEMKIPLSQLGIDKNYLTNNGVGAMLLATRGESAMDSVPFDPSMIDNATESYSADPSTSAEKEDIDRITVPFAKIGTATNATGNQTPLQVNFGADISGNQVAGQERTLTATAHGGSSGYTYQFYVNDQLISTEKGKSTISVKWTPSEAGTYTIKCTVADTNGNTVTSKKDYSVSEPQTPIIKPAVLGIKDQSASEITIADAIELTLQANQVTDATYQINERDAVSFNDGDTLTLGQELENGESLTLTLSAKDSVGESVTKIFTITKKVAEVPSEPTEEPATQTTIRFENPDKWTDVFVYMYNAKGEKLLGAWPGTKMEKADTGLFAITLPTSYETEGVKVLFSNNKGAQYPQSVGFEFKSGGTYSKDGLVPEQPASEFKEESEELPIPFETQYVDNPELEKGQKVTRLEGQDGVKTITYRSEYIGGQLIAKTKISETVSKEPVTQVVEVGTKVPDIEQQIANRVYFNNSQGWSKVYAYVYDNKGVPLVGNWPGQEMSQDEYGYYIELNEEFDGGKVIFNNPDTKVQYPAQNKPGYDLELGQVYEIDGSHRAVLPDPVAEGHTRITFDNPGGWDAANVYAYYGNPIQMPLGAWPGQAMLKDSKGHFYIDLPEEYANSNVKLLFNKPNTQIQFPISVGFDFEVGGHYTKDGLK; this is encoded by the coding sequence ATGACTTATCAAAGTCAATGCAAGAGAAGGCTGTCTAAGTTAGTAAAAAAAGGGGTTAGCTTCACTCTGATATTATCCATGTTCTCTGGGATTGAACAGGCGCTTACTGTAACAAGAGTAAACGGAGAAACAGTTGTTACAAGTTCCAACCAACAAGTTGCAATGAAAGATGGAACTATCTTACATGCTTGGTGTTGGTCTTTTAATGCTATCAAAGAAAATATGGCAGCAATAAAAGAGGCAGGATACACAAGTGTTCAAACATCACCGATTAATGCTGTAGTGGTTGGAAATGGTGGCGATAAGAAATTTACAGAGCAATGGTATTATCATTATCAACCAACCGCCTATACGATTGGTAACTATCAGCTTGGGACTGAAGCTGAATTTATCGAGATGAATCGTGTCGCAGAGCAGTATGGTATAAAAATTATAGTTGATGCAGTACTGAATCATACTACTTCTGATTATAATGCGATCTCTTCAGAAGTTAAATCCATTACAAAATGGACTCATGGAAATACTAAAATTGAAAACTGGGGAAGTCGTTGGGATGTAACTCAAAACTCTCTGCTTCAGCTCTGGGAATGGAATACACAAAATCCAGAAGTACAACAGTATTTGTTGAAATTCTTAAAAAATGCAGTTGCTGATGGGGCTGATGGTTTCCGTTATGATGCTGCAAAACATATCGAATTACCAGGAGAATATCCAAACGAATTTGGTAGTAATTTCTGGAATGTTATATTAAATAATGGTACTGAGTTCCAATATGGTGAAGTGTTACAAGACAATATTTCACGCGATGCAGATTATGCGAACTTGATGAGCATTACTGCATCCCAATATGGACACTCTATCCGAGACATGCTCCGCAATCGAAATGTCCATGCTGGAAATCTTGGCAACTACCAAGCAGGAGTAGATCCATCTAAACTCGTACTTTGGGTCGAATCTCACGATACATATGCAAACGGAAAAACGGATAGTGAATCCGAATCAGCTTGGATGAGCGATGAAGATTTGAAACTTGGCTGGGCAATGATTACTGCACGCGCCAAAGGTACACCTCTATTCTTCTCACGTCCAGTTGGTGGCGGTAATGGTGTCCGTTTCCCTGAAAAAACTAAAATCGGTGATGCGGGTAGCAATCTTTATAAAGACCCTACGATTGTAGCAGTAAACAAATTCCATAATGCTATGGTTGGTCAATCAGAATATATTCGTAACCCGAATGGTGATACAACCGTTGCCATGATTGAACGAGGCACTCAAGGCGCAGTAATTGCAAACCTTTCCGACAGTGAGAAAAGCTTAAATACTGAGACTAAATTGGCGAATGGAACCTATAAAGACCAAATTTCTGGTAAAACCTACACTGTTTCGAACAGACGGTTAAGCGGTTCTATTGCGAGACGATCAGTATTAGTATTAACAAATGGTGAAAGTTTTGATAATCTAGCATCCTTGTCAGTTCAAGGATATCAAGAAGGCAGCCATACTTTCTTGACAGATACATTAAATCTTACATTACAAACTTCTAATACGAGTGAGGCTACCTATTCTGTCAATAATGGCGCTCCAATTAAATTTGAAAATGGAAAGGTCATTACAATCGGAAGTCAAGTGCAATTTGGTGAAACAGTAACGATTACCTTATCTGCAAAAAATGCTAAAGGACAGAAAGTTCAATCCGTTTATCGCTTTACAAAAGAAGATCCGAATGCCAATACAACAATATACTTTGACAACCCCGAAAACTGGAGTCAAGTATATGCCTATATGTATAGCGGAACGGATACTGTCTTGCTCGATAAATGGCCTGGAACGGCATTGAATAAAGATAGCTCAACAGGCTATTACAGCATAGCTATTCCAAATTCATTTATCAGTAAAGGTGCCAAGGTATTGTTTACCAACAATCAGGGTGCCCAGTATCCACAAAGCGTAGGCTTTGAAGTAAAATCAAACGGTCTATATTCTCGTGATGGCTTTGTAAAAGTTGTTGAGAAACAAATTACTGAACCAGAAACACCTGCTACAACAGAACCAACAATCCTCTCAAGCCTAGCAAGTGGCAGTTCCTTTACAACTGAAACTGCTAAAACAAGATTGAGTTTAAAAAATGCAGTAAAAGGTGAGTATTCAATCGACGGTGGTGAGATAAAAACATTTACGGATAGTACGGAAGTGGTACTAGGTGAAGGTCTTGTTGGTAATAAAACCATTACTGTGAAGACAAAGGCCTACGCATCGGATGGTAGTAGCACAGAACAAACCTTTGCATTTGAAAAGAAATTTATTGTAAAATCTTCATCAATCCCATCCACTCCAAGTCAATCTTCAAGTCTGCCAACGCCATACTATACCACAAATGGTACTGGATACGGAAAAGAAAAAACAATTGTTATTGACGGTGATGCCAGTGATTGGACAGAAGATATGAAAATTGCCCAAAGCGCTGCTTGGGATGTGGCCAATCATTGGAAAGGGGGACATGAGAATAGTGTTCTTGACACCACTGGTCTGTATGCAGCTTGGGACAATGAAAACCTCTATCTGGGCTGGCAAATGGTCAATACTACTGATACCTGGGCACGTTCTGGAGATGGTCCTCTAAGCGATGGAGGACGTGTGTTAGATGTTCCGCTTATCCTAGCTTTGTCAATTGATCCAGCTTCAACATCCATGTCCAATAAAAATACGAGTGGAGGATCTATCTGGGGACAACGAATGGGAATTGAGTTTGATACCCATGTTGATAAACTCCTTTATATGAGTGGCAAACCAGGATTAGGTACGCCTGCAATGTTTAGTGCTGTAGATGAGGATGGAAATACAGACTACACAGATGGTTGCGTTGGCTTCAAAGATGCTGGAATTCAGTACAAACTAGCGACTACAAATATCGATTCAACTATCTGGGGATTGAATCAATCCGACTCACCCGCAGACATTTTATCATCAAATTCTGACTGGATAAATTACAAAACCTATGTAGGTTCAGCAGGTAAACACGATACCAGCTTCGATTCATTCTATGAAATGAAAATTCCTCTATCTCAACTTGGAATTGATAAGAATTACTTAACCAACAATGGTGTAGGTGCAATGCTTTTAGCTACTCGTGGAGAATCAGCAATGGATTCAGTTCCATTTGACCCGTCCATGATTGACAATGCAACTGAGAGTTATTCAGCCGACCCAAGTACATCTGCTGAAAAAGAAGACATTGACCGTATCACAGTACCTTTTGCCAAAATTGGAACTGCAACTAATGCTACGGGTAACCAAACGCCACTTCAAGTCAACTTCGGTGCTGATATTTCAGGAAACCAGGTTGCTGGTCAGGAAAGAACCTTAACAGCAACAGCACATGGTGGTTCATCAGGTTATACTTATCAATTCTATGTCAATGACCAACTTATATCGACAGAAAAAGGTAAGAGCACAATTTCAGTGAAATGGACACCTTCTGAAGCAGGTACCTATACCATTAAGTGCACTGTAGCAGATACTAACGGCAATACTGTCACAAGTAAAAAAGATTACAGTGTAAGTGAACCTCAAACACCTATTATAAAACCTGCAGTGCTTGGAATAAAAGACCAATCAGCAAGTGAGATTACTATTGCAGATGCTATTGAACTGACCTTACAAGCCAATCAAGTGACAGATGCAACCTATCAAATCAACGAAAGGGATGCAGTTTCCTTTAACGATGGCGATACATTGACACTTGGTCAGGAGTTGGAAAATGGCGAATCGTTAACCTTGACGCTATCCGCAAAAGATTCAGTTGGTGAATCCGTGACGAAAATATTTACTATCACGAAGAAAGTAGCAGAAGTACCTAGTGAACCAACAGAAGAACCAGCTACTCAAACAACCATTCGCTTTGAAAATCCAGATAAATGGACGGATGTTTTTGTTTATATGTATAATGCCAAAGGCGAGAAATTGTTGGGAGCATGGCCAGGAACAAAGATGGAGAAAGCAGATACAGGTCTTTTTGCCATCACTCTTCCTACATCATATGAGACTGAAGGCGTAAAAGTACTCTTTTCTAACAATAAGGGGGCACAATATCCACAATCCGTTGGTTTCGAGTTTAAATCAGGCGGAACATACTCTAAAGACGGTCTAGTTCCTGAACAACCTGCTAGTGAGTTCAAAGAAGAAAGTGAAGAACTTCCAATTCCATTTGAAACACAGTATGTAGACAATCCTGAACTTGAAAAAGGACAGAAAGTAACTCGCCTTGAAGGTCAAGACGGAGTGAAGACAATAACTTACCGTTCAGAGTACATTGGTGGTCAACTTATTGCTAAGACAAAAATCAGTGAAACTGTTAGCAAAGAGCCAGTAACACAAGTGGTTGAAGTCGGTACAAAAGTCCCAGACATTGAGCAACAAATTGCCAACCGTGTTTATTTCAACAACTCACAAGGCTGGTCTAAGGTCTATGCCTATGTTTATGACAATAAAGGCGTACCTCTTGTTGGTAATTGGCCAGGGCAGGAAATGAGTCAAGATGAGTATGGCTATTATATTGAACTTAACGAGGAATTTGATGGAGGAAAAGTTATTTTTAACAATCCTGATACGAAAGTTCAATACCCAGCACAAAATAAACCTGGTTATGATTTGGAACTCGGCCAAGTCTATGAAATAGATGGTAGTCATAGAGCAGTTTTGCCAGATCCAGTTGCTGAAGGTCATACTCGCATTACATTTGATAATCCAGGTGGCTGGGATGCGGCAAATGTCTATGCCTATTATGGCAATCCAATCCAAATGCCATTGGGTGCTTGGCCAGGACAGGCTATGCTGAAAGATAGCAAAGGCCATTTCTATATCGACTTACCAGAAGAGTATGCTAACTCTAATGTAAAATTATTATTTAATAAACCAAATACTCAAATTCAATTCCCAATTTCAGTAGGTTTTGACTTTGAGGTAGGTGGCCATTATACTAAAGATGGTCTAAAATAA
- a CDS encoding lysozyme family protein translates to MKKLIRTLILLLLIFIGYKFYQTYSAVKQVMTYQTMVQEVLAENDTPANEELVLAMIYTETKGQEADVMQSSESATGYANTITDSRESIRQGIIYLTENLRLAEEKGVEVWTAVQAYNFGPAYIDYIAEHGGEHTLSLAKEYSRTVVAPSLGNTTEETYTYFHPLALLNGGKLYVNGGNIYYARQVRFNMHLMRLINLF, encoded by the coding sequence ATGAAAAAACTGATACGTACGCTGATACTTCTTTTACTGATTTTTATCGGTTACAAATTCTATCAAACCTACAGTGCAGTCAAGCAAGTGATGACCTACCAAACTATGGTACAAGAAGTATTGGCAGAAAACGACACACCAGCTAATGAAGAACTAGTCCTAGCAATGATTTACACAGAAACCAAGGGACAAGAAGCAGATGTCATGCAATCAAGTGAGTCCGCTACTGGCTATGCTAACACCATCACGGATAGCAGAGAGAGTATCCGGCAAGGAATTATCTACCTGACAGAAAACCTACGGTTGGCTGAGGAAAAAGGAGTAGAGGTTTGGACAGCAGTTCAGGCGTATAACTTCGGTCCAGCCTATATTGACTATATTGCTGAGCATGGTGGAGAACATACACTCTCTTTAGCGAAAGAATACTCCAGAACAGTAGTAGCACCAAGCTTAGGGAATACTACAGAAGAAACGTATACCTATTTTCATCCTTTGGCTTTGCTAAATGGTGGGAAGTTATATGTAAATGGTGGAAATATCTACTATGCTAGACAGGTTCGTTTTAATATGCACCTGATGCGCCTCATTAATTTATTTTAA
- a CDS encoding nucleoid-associated protein, whose product MDIFVKKAIIHQFSPDDTELVLADQLLTVSPKIEEYLRKKIERVFSDEAKTGQFNPDNPFLDYLDGDLLTNSVKIANLWKEEFSISENLKTNDLIFIEFERNGVEHFAFLRISLRENLAHVGLESGSPLKITQNNLPGAGSAPDEALIVNLQTQKYHLIEKRIKHNGAFLNYFSDNLLQVTPAISAKKSIKAVEQTAQKIADNFHQGDFQFQSKVKSAIFNNLEEDNELSPEKLADQLFDNNLTARLNFVDQLKEVIPDKISFDEIDSSRQLKKFENQKLSLSNGIELIVPNAIYEDAESVEFIQNDNGTYSILIKNIEDIKSK is encoded by the coding sequence ATGGATATATTTGTAAAAAAAGCCATCATACATCAATTTAGTCCTGATGATACAGAGCTGGTCCTTGCCGACCAGCTTTTGACTGTTAGCCCAAAAATAGAAGAATATTTGCGTAAAAAGATTGAACGTGTCTTTTCTGATGAAGCAAAAACAGGACAATTTAACCCCGACAATCCTTTTCTTGACTATTTAGATGGTGACCTACTGACAAACTCTGTCAAGATTGCTAATCTATGGAAAGAAGAATTTTCAATTTCTGAGAATTTAAAAACCAATGACCTCATTTTCATAGAGTTTGAACGAAATGGTGTTGAACATTTTGCCTTTTTGAGAATCTCACTGCGTGAAAACCTCGCCCACGTTGGTCTGGAAAGCGGAAGTCCTTTAAAAATCACCCAGAATAATTTACCTGGAGCGGGTTCAGCACCTGATGAAGCCTTGATTGTCAATCTTCAAACGCAGAAGTATCATTTGATTGAGAAAAGAATCAAACATAACGGAGCCTTCCTCAATTATTTCTCAGATAATCTTCTGCAAGTTACACCAGCTATTTCTGCAAAAAAATCAATCAAAGCAGTAGAGCAAACTGCACAGAAGATTGCTGACAATTTCCATCAAGGTGATTTTCAATTTCAATCGAAAGTCAAGTCAGCTATTTTCAACAATTTGGAAGAAGATAACGAGCTTTCACCTGAAAAATTGGCTGATCAGTTATTCGATAACAACCTGACCGCTCGTTTAAATTTCGTCGATCAACTGAAAGAGGTCATACCTGATAAGATTTCCTTCGATGAAATCGATAGTAGCCGTCAACTTAAGAAATTTGAAAATCAGAAGCTATCTTTATCAAACGGAATTGAGTTGATTGTGCCAAATGCAATCTATGAGGATGCAGAATCGGTTGAGTTTATTCAAAATGACAACGGAACCTATTCTATTCTTATCAAAAATATTGAAGACATAAAGAGCAAGTAA
- the glyA gene encoding serine hydroxymethyltransferase gives MIFDKVNYKEFDKEVWEAIQAEEKRQQNNIELIASENVVSKAVMAAQGSILTNKYAEGYPGRRYYGGTECVDVVESLAIERAKEIFGAKFANVQPHSGSQANCAAYMALIEPGDTVMGMDLAAGGHLTHGASVSFSGQTYNFVAYNVDEETGLLDYDAILKQAKEVQPKLIVAGASAYARTIDFAKFREIADAVGAKLMVDMAHIAGLVAAGLHPNPVPHAHITTTTTHKTLRGPRGGLILTNDEELIKKINSAIFPGIQGGPLEHVIAAKAVSFKEVLDPAFKDYAQKVIENSKAMAEVFLANPNFKVITGGTDNHLFLVDVTKVVENGKVAQHLLDEVNITLNKNSIPYEKLSPFKTSGIRIGSAAITARGFGVEEARKVAQLTIKALENAENETALEEVRQEVRALTDLFPLYEGL, from the coding sequence AGTTAACTACAAAGAATTTGATAAAGAAGTTTGGGAAGCTATCCAAGCTGAAGAAAAACGCCAACAAAATAATATCGAATTGATTGCGTCTGAAAACGTTGTTTCTAAAGCTGTTATGGCAGCTCAAGGTTCTATTTTGACCAATAAATACGCAGAAGGTTACCCAGGTCGTCGTTACTATGGCGGTACGGAATGCGTTGACGTAGTTGAAAGTTTAGCTATTGAACGTGCTAAAGAAATATTCGGTGCAAAATTTGCTAACGTTCAGCCACACTCAGGAAGCCAGGCCAATTGTGCTGCCTACATGGCCTTGATTGAGCCAGGAGACACTGTTATGGGGATGGACTTAGCTGCAGGTGGTCACTTGACTCACGGTGCATCCGTTAGCTTCTCGGGTCAAACTTATAACTTTGTCGCTTACAATGTTGACGAAGAAACTGGCTTGCTTGATTACGATGCAATTTTAAAACAAGCAAAAGAAGTGCAACCAAAATTGATTGTAGCAGGTGCTTCAGCTTATGCCCGTACCATTGATTTCGCAAAATTCCGTGAAATTGCAGATGCAGTTGGTGCAAAATTGATGGTGGACATGGCCCATATTGCTGGTCTTGTAGCTGCTGGTCTCCATCCAAACCCAGTTCCTCACGCTCATATCACAACAACAACAACTCACAAAACACTTCGTGGGCCACGTGGTGGTTTGATTTTGACCAATGATGAAGAGCTCATCAAGAAAATCAACTCAGCCATTTTCCCAGGTATCCAAGGCGGTCCATTAGAGCATGTTATTGCTGCAAAAGCCGTATCTTTCAAAGAAGTTTTGGACCCAGCTTTCAAAGACTATGCTCAAAAAGTGATTGAAAATAGCAAGGCCATGGCTGAAGTCTTCCTTGCTAACCCTAACTTTAAAGTCATCACAGGTGGAACAGACAACCATCTCTTCCTCGTTGACGTGACCAAAGTTGTTGAAAATGGTAAAGTTGCTCAGCATCTCTTGGATGAAGTAAATATTACTCTCAATAAAAACTCAATTCCTTACGAAAAACTCTCACCATTCAAAACAAGCGGTATCCGTATTGGCTCTGCGGCCATTACCGCTCGCGGTTTTGGAGTAGAGGAAGCTCGCAAGGTTGCACAACTAACTATCAAAGCACTTGAAAATGCAGAAAATGAAACCGCTCTTGAGGAAGTCCGTCAAGAAGTGCGTGCTTTGACAGATCTATTCCCACTTTACGAAGGTTTATAA